A single Pogoniulus pusillus isolate bPogPus1 chromosome W, bPogPus1.pri, whole genome shotgun sequence DNA region contains:
- the LOC135192855 gene encoding LOW QUALITY PROTEIN: uncharacterized protein LOC135192855 (The sequence of the model RefSeq protein was modified relative to this genomic sequence to represent the inferred CDS: substituted 1 base at 1 genomic stop codon), giving the protein MATVERLFCLLEAHGACPSVEGLDWARENWSNFQSVMERIVDLQKEARAKSGKGKAFICAVLDEVADLKDRLREEQKRQNWFLKEELQAESKQTEPAPIYPQAELAAAKEAAIHMRPLIKTEMLYEDEEGTPTITTKEISVSSTELTKLRKEFTHSAGETEMKYVWRVSKTGEDQIRLTEAEATGYXGANVFLTTRNRNDPWSLTQRAAFWAGGFDSKERGEPLVLKGGMNQIMENVQKVACLQMFYERELKHHFESPLSLLVDPKRMTPLVRGLPDPLKRKDIQLQKEIADTPLTSRMQAALRESLTPGRSQPDSKQW; this is encoded by the exons ATGGCCACGGTAGAGAGGCTTTTCTGTCTTTTGGAAGCTCACGGGGCCTGCCCGTCTGTAGAAGGGCTCGATTGGGCCCGTGAGAACTGGAGTAACTTTCAGAGTGTGATGGAGCGGATTGTGGACCTGCAGAAAGAGGCACGGGCCAAGTCGGGAAAGGGCAAagctttcatctgtgcagttttgg ACGAAGTGGCAGATCTTAAAGACAGATTAAGAGAAGAGCAGAAGCGGCAAAATTGGTTTTTGAAGGAGGAACTGCAGGCAGAGTCAAAACAGACAGAGCCTGCCCCCATATACCCTCAGGCagaactggcagcagcaaaggaagcTGCCATTCACATGCGGCCTCTCATTAAAACCGAAATGCTATATGAAGATGAGGAGGGTACCCCTACCATCACAACAAAAGAGATATCCGTTTCTTCCACTGAGCTGACCAAACTCCGTAAAGAGTTTACACATTCTGCTGGAGAGACTGAGATGAAATATGTATGGCGTGTTTCTAAAACTGGAGAGGATCAGATTAGGTTAACAGAGGCTGAAGCCACAGGCTATTGAGGTGCTAATGTTTTCCTAACTACAAGAAATAGGAATGATCCCTGGAGCCTTACTCAGCGAGCAGCCTTCTGGGCTGGGGGTTTTGAttcaaaggagagaggagagcctctagTTCTGAAGGGAGGcatgaatcagataatggaaaATGTGCAGAAGGTAGCTTGTTTGCAAATGTTCTATGAGCGAGAACTGAAACATCATTTTGAATCGCCCCTTTCTCTCTTGGTGGACCCAAAGCGAATGACTCCTTTGGTCAGGGGACTTCCTGACCCTCTTAAGAGGAAAGACATTCAGCTTCAAAAAGAAATAGCTGACACCCCACTTAC